A portion of the Rhinolophus sinicus isolate RSC01 linkage group LG03, ASM3656204v1, whole genome shotgun sequence genome contains these proteins:
- the CCDC9B gene encoding LOW QUALITY PROTEIN: coiled-coil domain-containing protein 9B (The sequence of the model RefSeq protein was modified relative to this genomic sequence to represent the inferred CDS: inserted 2 bases in 2 codons), producing the protein MISCAEQRXRQGEADRGPAPAAPASLLXLAPRGCSGILSVLAVAMHSAGPHGAQSPRSKQEDKDAELDRRIVALRKKNQALLRRYQEIQEDRRQAEQGGMAVTPPELLRPDGLTVTISQAPGGKRVVSQNWVRSTLGPGAANEMLENEEVEDLLDVTGTFCLEERVELAVTMENKAEAKRIVSEKPTRARNQGAEGSSGDGLGRSPSRQKAINMDSAQKGAWEVRSAGLAPGPAPHRPVWGPLEAGWDYAQWKQEREQIDLARLARHRDAQGDWRRPWDLDKAKPTIQDFGKPREEGQGRAGSTRGPRSPRKPQPPPLPPDGKGGTIRGGQPSRPLVTPATRSKARGTERLTGRARRWEDSCKTKEDKQEVESQEGRQSTSKTLNGKEHAQTQSRMEQGRPPSTPSIPATPEGSQAGSGASTASSVPGSPQNMDLVPLDLSLGGPSSPGPGKSVCVPSPGPGAQDSPVSWPDGSEQPLGWNTPQAEPEAQTCSEPQRGAGPLEPREGRSGKAGPHQGLAPRSRPPRGTSQRARGTGGVRSRTGCPDPAGRC; encoded by the exons ATGATCTCGTGTGCTGAGCAGC ACCGGCAGGGAGAGGCCGACAGAGGCCCGGCTCCGGCGGCTCCAGCGTCCCTCC CCCTGGCTCCCCGGGGCTGCTCTGGAATTCTCTCTGTGCTCGCTGTTGCCATGCACTCAGCT GGGCCTCACGGGGCCCAGTCCCCGAGGAGCAAGCAGGAAGATAAGGATGCTGAGCTGGACCGGAGGATAGTTGCCCTTCGCAAGAAGAACCAGGCCTTACTACGCAGGTACCAG GAGATCCAGGAAGACCGTCGGCAGGCAGAGCAGGGGGGCATGGCTGTGACCCCACCAGAGCTCCTCAGACCTGATGGCCTCACAGTCACCATCAGCCAGGCTCCTGGG GGGAAGCGGGTGGTCAGCCAGAACTGGGTAAGGAGCACCCTTGGACCGGGAGCAGCCAATGAGATGCTGGAGAATGAGGAGGTGGAGGACCTCCTGGACGTCACTGGTACTTTCTGCCTGGAGGAGCGGGTGGAGCTGGCGGTGACCATGGAAAACAAAGCCGAG GCCAAGCGGATTGTAAGTGAGAAGCCCACAAGAGCAAGGAACCAGGGGGCAGAAGGGTCATCTGGAGACGGCTTGGGCCGGAGCCCCTCCAGGCAGAAGGCCATCAACATGGATTCTGCACAGAAG GGTGCTTGGGAAGTGCGGAGTGcaggcctggccccaggcccagctccccACCGGCCAGTGTGGGGGCCCCTGGAAGCGGGCTGGGACTATGCCCAGTGGAAGCAGGAGCGGGAACAGATAGACCTGGCCCGCCTCGCCCGGCACAGAGACGCACAGGGTGACTGGCGCCGCCCGTGGGACCTGGACAAGGCCAAGCCCAC GATACAGGACTTCGGCAAGCCTCGGGAAGAGGGCCAGGGCAGGGCGGGTAGCACCAGGG GTCCCAGAAGCCCCCGGAAGCCACAGCCCCCACCATTGCCCCCTGATGGCAAAG GTGGTACTATTCGGGGTGGGCAACCTAGCAGACCCTTGGTGACACCAGCCACACGCAGCAAAGCCCGGGGGACAGAACGGCTGACTGGCAGAGCCCGCAG GTGGGAAGACAGCTGCAAGACAAAGGAAGACAAGCAGGAGGTAGAGAGCCAGGAG GGACGTCAAAGCACCAGCAAGACTCTGAAcgggaaggaacatgcacagacGCAGAGCAGGATGGAGCAGGGCAGACCCCCGAGTACCCCGAGTATCCCGGCAACGCCAGAGGGGTCACAAGCGGGTTCAGGAGCTTCAACAGCCAGTTCGGTCCCTGGCTCTCCGCAAAACATGGACTTGGTTCCCCTTGACCTCTCTCTAGGAGGCCCCAGCAGTCCTGGGCCTGGGAAGAGCGTGTGTGTTCCCAGTCCAGGGCCTGGGGCCCAGGACAGCCCTGTGTCCTGGCCGGATGGCTCGGAGCAGCCCTTGGGGTGGAACACTCCCCAGGCTGAGCCAGAAGCCCAGACTTGCTCTGAGCCACAAAGAGGAGCAGGGCCCCTAGAGCCCAGAGAAGGCAGGTCTGGCAAGGCTGGGCCCCACCAAGGCCTGGCACCGCGAAGCAGGCCTCCCAGAGGAACCAGCCAAAGGGCAAGGGGCACAGGAGGTGTGAGGAGCAGGACAGGGTGCCCTGACCCCGCAGGGAGATGCTGA
- the DISP2 gene encoding protein dispatched homolog 2 isoform X2 — MLPKKGRCADYSQTAGLLTACLRPGRGTGGPRHQPGSLKDSEPAALGSSAVGSLCPRPPMPRPLAGLPVSPAQRSPRPELTHAQDPAAARDRFSTRARTAAPPTGMDRGRGSTSCVPAPGPGPEGEQRPEGEPLAPDGSSPDRQERTFRMPKSYSQLIAEWPVAMLLLCLAVILLCTLAGLLGGQLPDFSKPLLGFEPRDTDIGRKLVVWRALQALTGPRKLLSLSPDLELNSSNPHTTLSPTPWSSAQEGIARPRRMVEPLEDSGQESFFCGPPEKSYAQLVFMSTSAGSLWNLHAIHSMCRMEQDQVRSHTRFGALCQRTAANECCPSWSLGNYVAVLSNRSSCLDTTHADVARTLALLRACALYYHRGALVPSCLGPGQDKPPRCAQVPTKCSGSSVIYQLLHFLLDRDFLSPQTADYQVPSLKYSLLFLPTPKGASMMGIYLDRLATPWGLSDNYTSITGMDLGLKQELLRHYLAQDTVYPLLALAAIFISIAIYLRSLFLTLMVLLGVLGSLLVAFFLYRVAFRMAYFPFVNLAALILLSSVCTNHTLVFFDLWHLSKSQLPSGGMVQRVGRTMHHFGYLLLVSGLTTGTAFYASYLSRLPAVRCFALYMGTAVLAHLALTLAWLPSSAVLHERYLARGCAAPAQGPWARSAPGRLALALQRRLRGLRRATTRTSRLLFQRLLPCGVIKFRYIWICWFAALAAGGAYIAGVSPRLRLPTLPPSRGQVFRPSHPFERFDAEYRQQFLFERLPEGEGGHMPVILVWGILPVDTGDPLDPRSNSSLVSDPVFSASSPEAQRWLLALCYRARNQSFFGAQPQGWPTLCFVEALQHWMESPGCARLGPGLCCGHSGFPWAPQVFLHCLKMMALEQGPNSSCDLGPRFNTQGGLAALVLQFQTNFQYSPDYSQAHHFYTEVSHWLAAELSRAPPGLRQGWFTSRLELYSLQHSLSTEPAVVLGLALALAFATLLLGTWNVPLSLFSVAAVAGTVLLTVGLLVLLEWQLNTAEALFLSASVGLSVDFTVNYCISYHLCPHPDRLSRVAFSLRQTSCATAMGAAALFVAGVLMLPATVLLYRKLGIILMMVKCVSCGFASFFFQSLCCFFGPEKNCGQILWPCAHLPWDAGAGEPGGEKAGHPRSGPVGGPPGSCSEHYELQPLARRRSPSFDTSTATSKLSHRPSVLSEDLQLHDGPCCSRPPPAPASPRELFLDHQAVFSQCPALQTSSPYKQAGPSPKTRARQDSQGQKAEPVQAPSEAPAHTPKPKVAEPPECLCSSASTLEGLSVSDETCLSTSEPSARVPDSVGASPEDLDETEQSVPERGQLNGKRDTLWLALKETVYDPSLPASHQSSSSWKGHGGPGDSSPVVLPNSQPDLPDVWLRRPSTHTSGYSS, encoded by the exons ATGCTCCCCAAGAAAGGCCGGTGTGCGGACTACAGCCAGACGGCCGGACTCCTAACAGCATGTCTCAGACCTGGCCGGGGTACAGGGGGCCCACGCCACCAGCCCGGGAGTCTTAAAGACAGCGAGCCTGCAGCTCTGGGCAGCAGCGCCGTGGGAAGCCTCTGTCCCCGCCCCCCGATGCCGCGCCCATTGGCTGGGCTCCCCGTCAGCCCCGCCCAGCGATCGCCCCGCCCGGAGCTTACGCATGCGCAGGATCCCGCCGCCGCCCGCGACCGCTTCAGCACCAGAGCACGGACAGCGGCGCCGCCCACGGGCATGGACCGAGGTAGAGGCAGTACCAGCTGCGTTCCGGCTCCCGGCCCCGGTCCGGAAGGGGAGCAGCGGCCGGAGGGGGAGCCCTTGGCCCCAGACGGCAGCTCCCCGGACAG GCAGGAACGGACCTTCCGGATGCCAAAGAG CTACTCCCAGCTGATTgctgagtggccagtggccatgCTGCTGCTGTGTCTGGCTGTCATCCTCCTCTGCACCCTGGCTGGACTCTTGGGGGGCCAGCTGCCCGACTTCTCCAAGCCTTTGCTG GGCTTTGAGCCTCGGGACACAGACATCGGGCGCAAGCTCGTGGTCTGGAGAGCACTGCAGGCCCTCACGGGCCCCAGGAAACTGCTTTCCCTTTCCCCAGACCTGGAGCTCAATAG CTCAAACCCCCACACCACTCTGAGCCCCACACCCTGGAGCAGTGCCCAAGAGGGCATAGCCCGGCCCCGGAGGATGGTGGAGCCCCTGGAGGACAGCGGGCAGGAGAGCTTCTTCTGTGGCCCCCCTG AGAAGAGCTATGCACAGCTGGTGTTCATGTCCACCTCAGCGGGCAGCCTATGGAACCTACACGCTATCCATTCCATGTGTCGCATGGAACAGGACCAG GTCCGCTCCCATACCCGCTTTGGGGCTCTGTGCCAGCGCACAGCAGCCAATGAGTGCTGCCCCAGCTGGTCCCTGGGCAACTATGTGGCCGTGCTCTCCAACCGCTCCTCCTGCCTGGACACTACTCACGCAGATGTAGCCCGCACACTGGCCCTGCTGCGGGCCTGTGCCCTCTACTACCACCGCGGTGCCCTGGTGCCCTCTTGTCTGGGACCTGGGCAGGACAAGCCCCCACGCTGTGCCCAGGTTCCCACCAAGTGCTCCGGGAGCAGTGTCATCTACCAACTCCTGCACTTTCTGCTGGACAGGGACTTTCTGAGTCCCCAGACTGCTGACTACCAGGTACCCTCCCTGAAGTACAGCCTGCTCTTCCTGCCCACCCCAAAGGGTGCCTCCATGATGGGCATCTACTTGGACCGCCTAGCTACCCCCTGGGGGCTCTCTGACAACTACACGTCCATCACTGGCATGGACCTGGGCCTCAAGCAGGAGCTGCTGAGGCACTACCTGGCCCAGGATACGGTGTACCCCTTGCTGGCCCTGGCTGCCATCTTCATCAGCATTGCTATCTACCTGCGTTCTCTCTTCCTCACACTTATGGTGCTGCTGGGGGTGCTGGGCTCCCTGTTGGTggccttctttctttaccgaGTGGCCTTCCGCATGGCTTACTTCCCCTTCGTCAATCTGGCGGCCCTCATCCTGCTCAGCAGCGTCTGCACCAACCACACCCTCGTCTTCTTCGATCTCTGGCACCTCAGCAAGAGCCAGCTGCCCTCTGGGGGGATGGTGCAGCGCGTGGGCCGAACCATGCACCACTTCGGCTACCTACTGCTGGTCTCGGGCCTCACCACGGGCACCGCCTTCTACGCCAGCTACCTGAGCCGCCTCCCGGCCGTGCGCTGCTTCGCCCTCTACATGGGCACGGCTGTGCTGGCGCACCTGGCACTCACGCTGGCCTGGCTGCCCTCCTCCGCCGTGCTCCACGAGCGCTACCTGGCGCGCGGCTGTGCAGCCCCGGCACAGGGCCCTTGGGCCCGCAGCGCCCCGGGGCGGCTGGCACTGGCGCTGCAGCGGCGGCTCCGCGGCCTTCGGCGGGCCACAACCCGCACTTCGCGCCTGCTCTTCCAGCGTCTTCTGCCCTGCGGCGTCATCAAGTTCCGCTATATCTGGATCTGCTGGTTTGCCGCGCTGGCGGCAGGGGGCGCCTACATCGCCGGTGTTAGCCCCCGCCTGAGGCTGCCCACCCTGCCGCCATCCCGCGGCCAGGTCTTCCGGCCCAGTCACCCCTTCGAGCGCTTCGACGCAGAGTACCGCCAGCAGTTCCTGTTCGAGCGGCTGCCTGAGGGCGAGGGCGGCCACATGCCCGTGATTTTGGTGTGGGGCATCCTGCCTGTGGACACTGGGGACCCCCTGGACCCTCGCAGCAACAGCTCACTGGTGAGTGACCCTGTCTTCTCTGCCAGCAGCCCTGAGGCCCAGCGCTGGCTGCTGGCACTCTGCTACAGAGCTCGGAATCAGAGCTTCTTTGGTGCCCAGCCGCAGGGCTGGCCCACACTGTGCTTCGTGGAGGCCCTCCAGCACTGGATGGAGAGTCCGGGTTGCGCCCGCCTGGGGCCTGGCCTCTGCTGTGGCCACTCAGGCTTCCCCTGGGCACCCCAGGTTTTCCTGCACTGCCTCAAGATGATGGCTCTGGAGCAAGGCCCCAATAGCTCCTGTGATCTGGGACCCCGCTTCAATACCCAGGGTGGTCTGGCTGCCCTGGTCCTACAATTTCAGACCAACTTCCAATATAGTCCAGATTACAGCCAGGCCCACCATTTCTACACTGAGGTCAGCCACTGGCTAGCCGCTGAGCTGAGCAGGGCGCCTCCTGGCCTCCGCCAGGGTTGGTTCACCAGCCGTCTGGAGCTGTACAGCCTGCAGCACAGCCTGAGCACGGAGCCTGCTGTGGTGCTGGGCCTGGCTCTGGCGCTGGCCTTTGCCACACTGCTTCTGGGCACCTGGAATGTTCCACTTAGCCTGTTCTCCGTGGCAGCTGTGGCAGGCACCGTACTGCTCACCGTGGGGCTCCTGGTTCTACTCGAGTGGCAGCTCAACACTGCCGAGGcgctctttctctctgcctctgtgggcCTCTCGGTAGACTTTACTGTTAACTACTGCATTTCCTATCACCTGTGCCCACACCCTGACCGCCTGAGCCGTGTGGCCTTCTCGCTGCGCCAGACCAGCTGCGCCACAGCCATGGGGGCTGCAGCCCTGTTTGTGGCTGGCGTGCTCATGCTGCCTGCCACGGTGCTGCTCTACCGCAAGCTGGGCATCATCCTCATGATGGTCAAGTGCGTCAGCTGTGGCTTTGCCAGCTTCTTCTTCCAATCTCTCTGCTGTTTTTTTGGACCAGAGAAGAACTGTGGGCAGATCCTCTGGCCCTGTGCCCACCTGCCATGGGATGCTGGAGCTGGAGAGCctggtggggagaaggcaggccACCCACGATCAGGGCCAGTGGGAGGGCCTCCCGGGTCCTGCTCAGAGCACTACGAGCTACAGCCCCTGGCGCGGCGCCGGAGCCCCAGCTTCGATACCAGCACAGCCACTAGCAAACTGTCCCACCGGCCCTCAGTGCTCTCTGAGGATCTACAACTGCATGACGGCCCCTGCTGCTCCCGGCCCCCaccagcccctgcctccccacGGGAGCTGTTCCTGGACCACCAGGCAGTTTTCAGCCAATGTCCGGCCCTGCAGACCTCTTCCCCCTATAAGCAGGCTGGCCCCAGCCCCAAAACCCGGGCCAGGCAGGACTCCCAAGGGCAGAAGGCTGAACCTGTGCAGGCCCCCTCCGAAGCCCCAGCCCACACCCCTAAGCCCAAGGTTGCAGAGCCACCTGAGTGCCTCTGCTCCTCAGCCAGCACCCTGGAGGGGCTCAGTGTCTCTGACGAGACCTGCCTAAGCACCTCTGAGCCCAGTGCCCGTGTACCAGATTCTGTGGGTGCCTCCCCAGAGGACCTGGACGAAACTGAACAATCAGTACCTGAGCGGGGCCAGCTGAATGGGAAGCGGGACACCCTGTGGCTGGCGCTGAAGGAGACTGTGTATGATCCGTCACTGCCTGCCTCCCACCAGAGCAGCTCATCCTGGAAGGGCCATGGGGGGCCAGGGGATAGCAGCCCTGTGGTGCTGCCCAACAGCCAGCCAGATCTGCCAGACGTTTGGCTGCGCAGGCCCAGCACCCACACTTCAGGCTACAGCAGTTGA
- the DISP2 gene encoding protein dispatched homolog 2 isoform X1, with product MLPKKGRCADYSQTAGLLTACLRPGRGTGGPRHQPGSLKDSEPAALGSSAVGSLCPRPPMPRPLAGLPVSPAQRSPRPELTHAQDPAAARDRFSTRARTAAPPTGMDRGRGSTSCVPAPGPGPEGEQRPEGEPLAPDGSSPDRSQSKAVAPEASPERSSSLHSCPLEDPSSSSGPPPATSTLQSVGPSSPLAPAQFTYTRAPQEYRGGSSLPGLGDQAALCSHGSSLSPSPARSQHDGAWKPPSVQHHVVSVRQERTFRMPKSYSQLIAEWPVAMLLLCLAVILLCTLAGLLGGQLPDFSKPLLGFEPRDTDIGRKLVVWRALQALTGPRKLLSLSPDLELNSSNPHTTLSPTPWSSAQEGIARPRRMVEPLEDSGQESFFCGPPEKSYAQLVFMSTSAGSLWNLHAIHSMCRMEQDQVRSHTRFGALCQRTAANECCPSWSLGNYVAVLSNRSSCLDTTHADVARTLALLRACALYYHRGALVPSCLGPGQDKPPRCAQVPTKCSGSSVIYQLLHFLLDRDFLSPQTADYQVPSLKYSLLFLPTPKGASMMGIYLDRLATPWGLSDNYTSITGMDLGLKQELLRHYLAQDTVYPLLALAAIFISIAIYLRSLFLTLMVLLGVLGSLLVAFFLYRVAFRMAYFPFVNLAALILLSSVCTNHTLVFFDLWHLSKSQLPSGGMVQRVGRTMHHFGYLLLVSGLTTGTAFYASYLSRLPAVRCFALYMGTAVLAHLALTLAWLPSSAVLHERYLARGCAAPAQGPWARSAPGRLALALQRRLRGLRRATTRTSRLLFQRLLPCGVIKFRYIWICWFAALAAGGAYIAGVSPRLRLPTLPPSRGQVFRPSHPFERFDAEYRQQFLFERLPEGEGGHMPVILVWGILPVDTGDPLDPRSNSSLVSDPVFSASSPEAQRWLLALCYRARNQSFFGAQPQGWPTLCFVEALQHWMESPGCARLGPGLCCGHSGFPWAPQVFLHCLKMMALEQGPNSSCDLGPRFNTQGGLAALVLQFQTNFQYSPDYSQAHHFYTEVSHWLAAELSRAPPGLRQGWFTSRLELYSLQHSLSTEPAVVLGLALALAFATLLLGTWNVPLSLFSVAAVAGTVLLTVGLLVLLEWQLNTAEALFLSASVGLSVDFTVNYCISYHLCPHPDRLSRVAFSLRQTSCATAMGAAALFVAGVLMLPATVLLYRKLGIILMMVKCVSCGFASFFFQSLCCFFGPEKNCGQILWPCAHLPWDAGAGEPGGEKAGHPRSGPVGGPPGSCSEHYELQPLARRRSPSFDTSTATSKLSHRPSVLSEDLQLHDGPCCSRPPPAPASPRELFLDHQAVFSQCPALQTSSPYKQAGPSPKTRARQDSQGQKAEPVQAPSEAPAHTPKPKVAEPPECLCSSASTLEGLSVSDETCLSTSEPSARVPDSVGASPEDLDETEQSVPERGQLNGKRDTLWLALKETVYDPSLPASHQSSSSWKGHGGPGDSSPVVLPNSQPDLPDVWLRRPSTHTSGYSS from the exons ATGCTCCCCAAGAAAGGCCGGTGTGCGGACTACAGCCAGACGGCCGGACTCCTAACAGCATGTCTCAGACCTGGCCGGGGTACAGGGGGCCCACGCCACCAGCCCGGGAGTCTTAAAGACAGCGAGCCTGCAGCTCTGGGCAGCAGCGCCGTGGGAAGCCTCTGTCCCCGCCCCCCGATGCCGCGCCCATTGGCTGGGCTCCCCGTCAGCCCCGCCCAGCGATCGCCCCGCCCGGAGCTTACGCATGCGCAGGATCCCGCCGCCGCCCGCGACCGCTTCAGCACCAGAGCACGGACAGCGGCGCCGCCCACGGGCATGGACCGAGGTAGAGGCAGTACCAGCTGCGTTCCGGCTCCCGGCCCCGGTCCGGAAGGGGAGCAGCGGCCGGAGGGGGAGCCCTTGGCCCCAGACGGCAGCTCCCCGGACAG gTCCCAGAGCAAGGCTGTGGCCCCTGAGGCAAGCCCAGAGAGAAGCAGCTCCCTCCACAGCTGCCCCCTTGAGGACCCTTCCAGTTCTTCAGGACCTCCACCAGCAACCTCTACCCTCCAGTCTGTGGGCCCATCCAGCCCCTTGGCCCCTGCCCAGTTCACTTATACCCGGGCACCACAGGAATACCGGGGGGGCAGTTCCCTGCCAGGACTTGGGGACCAGGCAGCTCTGTGCTCCCATGGCTCCAGCCTCAGTCCCTCCCCGGCCCGCTCACAGCATGATGGGGCCTGGAAGCCACCATCTGTGCAGCACCATGTGGTCAGTGTCAG GCAGGAACGGACCTTCCGGATGCCAAAGAG CTACTCCCAGCTGATTgctgagtggccagtggccatgCTGCTGCTGTGTCTGGCTGTCATCCTCCTCTGCACCCTGGCTGGACTCTTGGGGGGCCAGCTGCCCGACTTCTCCAAGCCTTTGCTG GGCTTTGAGCCTCGGGACACAGACATCGGGCGCAAGCTCGTGGTCTGGAGAGCACTGCAGGCCCTCACGGGCCCCAGGAAACTGCTTTCCCTTTCCCCAGACCTGGAGCTCAATAG CTCAAACCCCCACACCACTCTGAGCCCCACACCCTGGAGCAGTGCCCAAGAGGGCATAGCCCGGCCCCGGAGGATGGTGGAGCCCCTGGAGGACAGCGGGCAGGAGAGCTTCTTCTGTGGCCCCCCTG AGAAGAGCTATGCACAGCTGGTGTTCATGTCCACCTCAGCGGGCAGCCTATGGAACCTACACGCTATCCATTCCATGTGTCGCATGGAACAGGACCAG GTCCGCTCCCATACCCGCTTTGGGGCTCTGTGCCAGCGCACAGCAGCCAATGAGTGCTGCCCCAGCTGGTCCCTGGGCAACTATGTGGCCGTGCTCTCCAACCGCTCCTCCTGCCTGGACACTACTCACGCAGATGTAGCCCGCACACTGGCCCTGCTGCGGGCCTGTGCCCTCTACTACCACCGCGGTGCCCTGGTGCCCTCTTGTCTGGGACCTGGGCAGGACAAGCCCCCACGCTGTGCCCAGGTTCCCACCAAGTGCTCCGGGAGCAGTGTCATCTACCAACTCCTGCACTTTCTGCTGGACAGGGACTTTCTGAGTCCCCAGACTGCTGACTACCAGGTACCCTCCCTGAAGTACAGCCTGCTCTTCCTGCCCACCCCAAAGGGTGCCTCCATGATGGGCATCTACTTGGACCGCCTAGCTACCCCCTGGGGGCTCTCTGACAACTACACGTCCATCACTGGCATGGACCTGGGCCTCAAGCAGGAGCTGCTGAGGCACTACCTGGCCCAGGATACGGTGTACCCCTTGCTGGCCCTGGCTGCCATCTTCATCAGCATTGCTATCTACCTGCGTTCTCTCTTCCTCACACTTATGGTGCTGCTGGGGGTGCTGGGCTCCCTGTTGGTggccttctttctttaccgaGTGGCCTTCCGCATGGCTTACTTCCCCTTCGTCAATCTGGCGGCCCTCATCCTGCTCAGCAGCGTCTGCACCAACCACACCCTCGTCTTCTTCGATCTCTGGCACCTCAGCAAGAGCCAGCTGCCCTCTGGGGGGATGGTGCAGCGCGTGGGCCGAACCATGCACCACTTCGGCTACCTACTGCTGGTCTCGGGCCTCACCACGGGCACCGCCTTCTACGCCAGCTACCTGAGCCGCCTCCCGGCCGTGCGCTGCTTCGCCCTCTACATGGGCACGGCTGTGCTGGCGCACCTGGCACTCACGCTGGCCTGGCTGCCCTCCTCCGCCGTGCTCCACGAGCGCTACCTGGCGCGCGGCTGTGCAGCCCCGGCACAGGGCCCTTGGGCCCGCAGCGCCCCGGGGCGGCTGGCACTGGCGCTGCAGCGGCGGCTCCGCGGCCTTCGGCGGGCCACAACCCGCACTTCGCGCCTGCTCTTCCAGCGTCTTCTGCCCTGCGGCGTCATCAAGTTCCGCTATATCTGGATCTGCTGGTTTGCCGCGCTGGCGGCAGGGGGCGCCTACATCGCCGGTGTTAGCCCCCGCCTGAGGCTGCCCACCCTGCCGCCATCCCGCGGCCAGGTCTTCCGGCCCAGTCACCCCTTCGAGCGCTTCGACGCAGAGTACCGCCAGCAGTTCCTGTTCGAGCGGCTGCCTGAGGGCGAGGGCGGCCACATGCCCGTGATTTTGGTGTGGGGCATCCTGCCTGTGGACACTGGGGACCCCCTGGACCCTCGCAGCAACAGCTCACTGGTGAGTGACCCTGTCTTCTCTGCCAGCAGCCCTGAGGCCCAGCGCTGGCTGCTGGCACTCTGCTACAGAGCTCGGAATCAGAGCTTCTTTGGTGCCCAGCCGCAGGGCTGGCCCACACTGTGCTTCGTGGAGGCCCTCCAGCACTGGATGGAGAGTCCGGGTTGCGCCCGCCTGGGGCCTGGCCTCTGCTGTGGCCACTCAGGCTTCCCCTGGGCACCCCAGGTTTTCCTGCACTGCCTCAAGATGATGGCTCTGGAGCAAGGCCCCAATAGCTCCTGTGATCTGGGACCCCGCTTCAATACCCAGGGTGGTCTGGCTGCCCTGGTCCTACAATTTCAGACCAACTTCCAATATAGTCCAGATTACAGCCAGGCCCACCATTTCTACACTGAGGTCAGCCACTGGCTAGCCGCTGAGCTGAGCAGGGCGCCTCCTGGCCTCCGCCAGGGTTGGTTCACCAGCCGTCTGGAGCTGTACAGCCTGCAGCACAGCCTGAGCACGGAGCCTGCTGTGGTGCTGGGCCTGGCTCTGGCGCTGGCCTTTGCCACACTGCTTCTGGGCACCTGGAATGTTCCACTTAGCCTGTTCTCCGTGGCAGCTGTGGCAGGCACCGTACTGCTCACCGTGGGGCTCCTGGTTCTACTCGAGTGGCAGCTCAACACTGCCGAGGcgctctttctctctgcctctgtgggcCTCTCGGTAGACTTTACTGTTAACTACTGCATTTCCTATCACCTGTGCCCACACCCTGACCGCCTGAGCCGTGTGGCCTTCTCGCTGCGCCAGACCAGCTGCGCCACAGCCATGGGGGCTGCAGCCCTGTTTGTGGCTGGCGTGCTCATGCTGCCTGCCACGGTGCTGCTCTACCGCAAGCTGGGCATCATCCTCATGATGGTCAAGTGCGTCAGCTGTGGCTTTGCCAGCTTCTTCTTCCAATCTCTCTGCTGTTTTTTTGGACCAGAGAAGAACTGTGGGCAGATCCTCTGGCCCTGTGCCCACCTGCCATGGGATGCTGGAGCTGGAGAGCctggtggggagaaggcaggccACCCACGATCAGGGCCAGTGGGAGGGCCTCCCGGGTCCTGCTCAGAGCACTACGAGCTACAGCCCCTGGCGCGGCGCCGGAGCCCCAGCTTCGATACCAGCACAGCCACTAGCAAACTGTCCCACCGGCCCTCAGTGCTCTCTGAGGATCTACAACTGCATGACGGCCCCTGCTGCTCCCGGCCCCCaccagcccctgcctccccacGGGAGCTGTTCCTGGACCACCAGGCAGTTTTCAGCCAATGTCCGGCCCTGCAGACCTCTTCCCCCTATAAGCAGGCTGGCCCCAGCCCCAAAACCCGGGCCAGGCAGGACTCCCAAGGGCAGAAGGCTGAACCTGTGCAGGCCCCCTCCGAAGCCCCAGCCCACACCCCTAAGCCCAAGGTTGCAGAGCCACCTGAGTGCCTCTGCTCCTCAGCCAGCACCCTGGAGGGGCTCAGTGTCTCTGACGAGACCTGCCTAAGCACCTCTGAGCCCAGTGCCCGTGTACCAGATTCTGTGGGTGCCTCCCCAGAGGACCTGGACGAAACTGAACAATCAGTACCTGAGCGGGGCCAGCTGAATGGGAAGCGGGACACCCTGTGGCTGGCGCTGAAGGAGACTGTGTATGATCCGTCACTGCCTGCCTCCCACCAGAGCAGCTCATCCTGGAAGGGCCATGGGGGGCCAGGGGATAGCAGCCCTGTGGTGCTGCCCAACAGCCAGCCAGATCTGCCAGACGTTTGGCTGCGCAGGCCCAGCACCCACACTTCAGGCTACAGCAGTTGA